Genomic DNA from Candidatus Eisenbacteria bacterium:
CGCTCTCGCCGACGCCGATCGCCTGCGGATCGATGGAGCCGCTGACGCGGACCTCGCCGCTTGCCGATGTCGCGGCGAGGAGGAGCGCGAGGAGGGCGATGAGAGAGCGCGGCAGAGTCATCACCAGTCCTTCTCGACGCGGAGGTTTCTCCCCAGCGACCGCATCCGGTCGGCGAGCAGACGACGCTCCTCATCCGCAAGACCGTCCAGGATCCGTTCGGCCTCCTCCTGCGTGTACTCGCCCGGGCTCCCCCGAGATGACGATGGCGGCGGGCGATCCTCCTCCCCAGCCGCCTGCTGGGGCGCGGGATGCGAGTCCTGCTCTCTCTCCTCGCCGCCGCGATCCTGGCGCGGCTCCGACTCTTGCCCCTGCGAGGGATCCCGCCGCTCCCCGCCGTCCGCCTCCGCGCCCTGCTCTTGCTCCTGCGACTGCTCCGGCCGGCTCTTCTGATCCTGGGATCCTTCCTGTTGCTGTTGTTGCTGCTGCTGCTGTTGCTGCGGGGGGGACTCCCGGAGACGCAGCGCCATCTCGAGATTGAACTTCGTGTCCGGGCTTCCCGGCATCTCCTTCAAGGACTGCTCATATGCGGCGATCGCGCCCTGAAGGTCGCCCGCGAGAAGGCGTGCGTTGCCGAGGTTGTGGGCCGCCCTCGCTCGAAGGGATGCGTCGGCTGCCGCCTGGGCGGCTTGAAAGGCCTGCTGCGCCGCCTCGAGCTGCTGCATCCTGTATTCGACA
This window encodes:
- a CDS encoding tetratricopeptide repeat protein; translated protein: MEAEAMRRGILGIVLLAASAAAAHAGTGESAYKRGDLDEARKVYEEALRREPGDARARYNLGNVEYRMQQLEAAQQAFQAAQAAADASLRARAAHNLGNARLLAGDLQGAIAAYEQSLKEMPGSPDTKFNLEMALRLRESPPQQQQQQQQQQQEGSQDQKSRPEQSQEQEQGAEADGGERRDPSQGQESEPRQDRGGEEREQDSHPAPQQAAGEEDRPPPSSSRGSPGEYTQEEAERILDGLADEERRLLADRMRSLGRNLRVEKDW